One Phocoena phocoena chromosome 5, mPhoPho1.1, whole genome shotgun sequence genomic window, ctTGTAAAATCAAGCTCATCTCTGCTGGATAGAAATTAACTTTGGCTAACTAGCATTGGTTGAACTTCCAACAATGGAATGTTCTTAGTATTTCCATAGAGTATAAGGCTGAGGTTATGAAGTTAAAAGTCAGCTCTGATCTAGAAAGCAGTgggtaggggggcttccctggtggtgcagtgcttgagaatctgcctgctaatgcaggggacacggattcgagccctggtctgggaagaccccacatgccgcggagcagctgggcccctgagccacagttactgagcctgcgcgtctggagccggtgctccgcaacaagagaggccgcgatagtgagaggcctgtgcgctgcgatgaagagtggcccccgctcaccacaactagagaaagccctcgcacagaaacaaagacccaacacagcaaaaataaataaataaatatttaaaaaatgcgTAGGAATCAGATTAATTGAATTCCATAGAATTGTGTGCATACTTTTAACTCATCTTTTTGAAGAATCACTGAagttgctttttctctcttccccatttTAGGCCCACCCAAAATACCTGAGTTGTATTGCAATCAGCTGTTTTTTCCTAGCTGCCAAGACTGTTGAGGAAGACGaggtaaatattttcctttaaagattAGTCATGTCTCTTTTTTGaaattatccttttattttctgtttaccaaaacaaaaactgagtttatttttttctgtcctgtCCTCCTGCCCCATCCCCCTTTGCTTTGGATAGAGAATACCAGTACTGAAGGTGTTGGCAAGAGATAGTTTCTGTGGATGTTCTTCATCTGAAATTCTGAGGATGGAGAGAATTATTCTGGATAAGTTGAATTGGGATCTTCACACAGCCACACCATTGGATTTTCTTCACATTGTAAATATACCTGAAATCTTTTCGTTTCTTATTTGAATGTGTAGTCCTATTTCAGTAACTTGAAAAGTAGATTGCCcactcattttttttgttgttgttctgatttttaggaaaaggaaaataattgcaGTTAGccaaggaaaaatgagaaattggGGTGTATGTCAAATCATTGAAGCTAAAATTGCAAACTTAGAAATTGAGTAATACCTGAGGTTACATCAGTTTCTGTATATAGCTTATCTAGACATTTGAGTAAAACTAGTGATGTTCttgtgattgtttttatttttttagttccaTGCCATTGCAGTGTCAACTAGGCCACAGTTACTTTTTAGTTTGCCCAAACTGAGCCCATCTCAACATTTGGCAGTCCTTACCAAGCAATTACTTCACTGTATGGCCTGCAGCCAACTTCTGCAATTCAAAGGATCCATGCTTGCCCTGGCCATGGTTAGTTTGGAAATGGAGAAACTCATTCCTGATTGGCTTCCTCTTACAATTGAACTGCTTCAGAAAGCACAGGTAGGTGTCAGTCTAATTAAAGagtgttcattttaaattttttctcctatTGGGATACATAGGGTGAGCAGATAGTTATAAAACTAAGAGACATTTTAATCTTGTAATGGCAACTCATTTTTAAGAGTATAGTTTTACACACTTTAAATTTATGTGTTagatgtcttttttccttttttaaagctcagatagtattttcttgattcttttcatCCCTTCTAGATTACTTTAAAAGTAAGATTCTTGATAATATATTCTCCATTAGTTTTGTATGAAGAACATTCCTAGCTATATTTGTAGGTTTCATTATAGTACTTCTGACTTACTCATTTTATAAAAGTCAAGAACATAAATTGCAAGAAGTTACTTTTTTAGACAAGCAGATAATTTATTGTTGGCTAGagagggaagtatttggcaaatagAAACTATATTCCTGAAGTTCCAGGACTTTCTGAAGTCCTGGTAGTTCTCACTCTTGCTTAAGATTGGTTAATAAGTTGTATCTGCAAATTGATACAAAATGTTAGCAGTCAGTTAAATTTTTATCAACTGTctatataaaaagtaaaagtttaGTGGAGAAAAATGTCATTCAAATGAAAAATTAGTAATGGCGCTGTATGTTAGCAGCAACTTGGAGAGAATCCTTATTGCTTCTATTCATGTCACCAAATAGAACCTACAAGTTTAGATCTGCAAACCATACTCCTCGGCCAACTGAGTCCATAAAAGACTTACGAACCCACTTTCCTTTTAAACATATATGTCCCTACTTATCTCATTTGGCAGTAGTTACTCTGATTTGTTTCATTGAGTGTTATTTAGAGCAGAGTCTGTTAAATTCTGAgcttaaaaacattttgtaatatAAAAAGAACTAACTTGAGCAAAGGGCTGCAGTTATTGAgctaataaaacataattctataaaagaaagagaatactTGAATTTGGTGTTTTGTAAGATAGTTATAATTGACGATTTTATAGATATGAGCTATAAAAGTTAGCAGACCCAGACATGTAAGGTATACCAGTGCAGCCTCTCAGCTGAGGATATCATGCCCTAGTTGGTGAGCAGAGAAGGGCTGAGAGTCTTTTcataaaaatgatgatgatgatggtcaGATCAGTATATCAACTAGAGCTCCATCCCTCTTATATGTGTCTTGTTCCACTGTTCTTAGCATGGCTCAGCTTGTTCTGTATCCCTGGGAAACATGGTGTTAGTGTAACAAAGGCTATTTCTCCTTCATGTTCTTTTAATTGCATGTGTTAGATTAAAATAATTGAGAAGTGCTTCTTTGCGTTGAAATAAATGCTATAATgaaaataaacccaaggagat contains:
- the CCNI gene encoding cyclin-I isoform X7, whose amino-acid sequence is MKFPGPLENQRLSFLLEKAISREAQMWKVNVPKMPTNQNVSPSQRDEVIQWLAKLKYQFNLYPETFALASSLLDRFLATVKAHPKYLSCIAISCFFLAAKTVEEDERIPVLKVLARDSFCGCSSSEILRMERIILDKLNWDLHTATPLDFLHISLPSNYFTVWPAANFCNSKDPCLPWPWLVWKWRNSFLIGFLLQLNCFRKHRWIAPS